In a single window of the Elaeis guineensis isolate ETL-2024a chromosome 8, EG11, whole genome shotgun sequence genome:
- the LOC105050480 gene encoding LOW QUALITY PROTEIN: non-structural maintenance of chromosomes element 4 homolog A (The sequence of the model RefSeq protein was modified relative to this genomic sequence to represent the inferred CDS: inserted 2 bases in 1 codon; substituted 1 base at 1 genomic stop codon), with translation MARAVQRESGTRSGVGKERRQPGESSNGVPVEQGAAERRIXSRYLAVKSLISDERDDLSRVDVEKFRSIITEVESLHHLVQKPREQVADAEALLDIINTLVASVRSQSIGGVTPSDFVTAMLRNFGQQGGGAHLDSAPNMLSWVDVGLAVSDIFMELPGCCTMVGPMNTEMKHRKAVVHRKRTRPTESTLPQVLADIEAEAKADTDRNMSIMFDSLRKKKNIKLKNLVLNRTSFAQTVENIFALSFLVKDGRAEIIMNESGHHLVSLRNAPSATAVTSGNVSYNHFVFRFDYKDWKLMMDTITIGEELMPHRRGITIPGISVYDEFESVAATTXIKKLTRNRGWVLHEQSLVDDSSENIFDESQKDKRLYLGWIDT, from the exons ATGGCTAGAGCGGTGCAACGGGAGTCCGGAACGAGAAGCGGGGTGGGGAAGGAGAGAAGACAACCAGGGGAGAGCAGCAATGGCGTGCCAGTAGAGCAAGGTGCGGCAGAGCGTCGCAT CTCTCGTTATCTGGCCGTCAAGAGTCTCATCAGCG ACGAAAGAGATGATCTTTCGAGGGTGGACGTGGAGAAGTTTAGGTCCATCATCACCGAAGTGGAAAGCCTCCATCATCTTG TTCAGAAGCCTAGGGAACAAGTGGCTGATGCAGAGGCTTTATTAGACATAATCAACACCTTGGTGGCATCTGTCAGGTCTCAATCAATCGGAGGAGTAACCCCTTCTGATTTTGTAACTGCAATGCTAAGGAACTTTGGGCAACAAGGTGGAGGAGCACATTTGGATAGTGCTCCCAACATGCTTTCCTGGGTGGATGTTGGTCTTGCTGTCTCTGACATTTTCATGGAACTGCCTGGATGCTGCACTAT GGTTGGTCCCATGAATACGGAAATGAAGCACCGGAAGGCTGTGGTACACAGAAAGCGGACAAGGCCGACTGAAAGTACTCTTCCCCAAGTG CTTGCTGATATTGAGGCCGAAGCAAAAGCAGATACTGACAGAAATATGTCGATTATGTTTGATAGcttgagaaagaagaaaaatataaaacttaaaaaTCTGGTGCTGAACAGAACATCTTTTGCACAGACTGTAGAGAACATATTTGCTCTATCATTTTTAGTGAAAGATGGCAGAGCTGAAATTATCATGAACGAAAGTGGGCATCATCTAGTAT CCCTAAGAAATGCTCCTTCAGCAACTGCAGTAACCTCAGGCAATGTTTCCTACAACCATTTTGTCTTCAGATTTGATTATAAGGATTGGAAG TTGATGATGGATACTATTACTATTGGTGAGGAGTTGATGCCACATAGGAGAGGCATTACTATACCAGGCATCTCAGTCTATGATGAGTTTGAGTCTGTTGCAGCTACAACATAGATCAAAAAGTTGACTCGGAATCGTGGTTGGGTCTTGCATGAGCAATCACTCGTTGATGACTcatcagaaaatatttttgatgaaagtCAAAAAGACAAGCGCCTGTATCTTGGTTGGATAGATACTTGA